The following proteins come from a genomic window of Canis aureus isolate CA01 chromosome 3, VMU_Caureus_v.1.0, whole genome shotgun sequence:
- the MSANTD2 gene encoding myb/SANT-like DNA-binding domain-containing protein 2 isoform X6, with amino-acid sequence MAAPCGSELPANSPLKIPKMEVLSPASPGGLSDGNPSLSDPSTPRGASPLGPGSAAGSGAAASGGLGLGLGGRSAASSSVSFSPGGGGGGAAAAAAAACRGMSWTPAETNALIAVWGNERLVEARYQQLEGAGTVFGSKAPGPAMYERVSRALAELGYERTPSQCRERIKLMCPIQTASPWICGSFTEPRRPFAGVTVG; translated from the exons ATGGCTGCGCCCTGTGGCTCGGAGCTGCCCGCCAACTCGCCGCTAAAAATCCCGAAGATGGAGGTGCTCTCCCCGGCTTCTCCTGGTGGCCTGAGCGACGGGAATCCATCGCTGTCCGACCCTTCCACGCCTCGGGGTGCCTCCCCGCTCGGGCCGGGCAGTGCGGCGGGCTCGGGGGCAGCGGCGTCCGGGGGtctcgggctggggctggggggccgcAGCGCCGCCTCGTCCTCGGTCTCCTTCtcccccggcggcggcggcggcggggccgcggcagccgccgccgccgcctgccgGGGCATGTCGTGGACGCCGGCCGAGACGAACGCGCTCATCGCAGTGTGGGGCAACGAGCGGCTGGTGGAGGCGCGGTACCAGCAGCTGGAGGGAGCCGGCACGGTGTTCGGCAGCAAGGCCCCGGGGCCAGCCATGTACGAGCGCGTGTCCCGGGCCCTGGCCGAGCTGGGCTACGAGCGGACCCCGTCCCAGTGCCGGGAGCGCATCAAG tTGATGTGTCCTATCCAAACAGCTTCTCCTTGGATCTGTGGATCTTTTACTGAACCCAGAAG
- the MSANTD2 gene encoding myb/SANT-like DNA-binding domain-containing protein 2 isoform X7, which translates to MAAPCGSELPANSPLKIPKMEVLSPASPGGLSDGNPSLSDPSTPRGASPLGPGSAAGSGAAASGGLGLGLGGRSAASSSVSFSPGGGGGGAAAAAAAACRGMSWTPAETNALIAVWGNERLVEARYQQLEGAGTVFGSKAPGPAMYERVSRALAELGYERTPSQCRERIKLVRCPELNAVLQLWPHRC; encoded by the exons ATGGCTGCGCCCTGTGGCTCGGAGCTGCCCGCCAACTCGCCGCTAAAAATCCCGAAGATGGAGGTGCTCTCCCCGGCTTCTCCTGGTGGCCTGAGCGACGGGAATCCATCGCTGTCCGACCCTTCCACGCCTCGGGGTGCCTCCCCGCTCGGGCCGGGCAGTGCGGCGGGCTCGGGGGCAGCGGCGTCCGGGGGtctcgggctggggctggggggccgcAGCGCCGCCTCGTCCTCGGTCTCCTTCtcccccggcggcggcggcggcggggccgcggcagccgccgccgccgcctgccgGGGCATGTCGTGGACGCCGGCCGAGACGAACGCGCTCATCGCAGTGTGGGGCAACGAGCGGCTGGTGGAGGCGCGGTACCAGCAGCTGGAGGGAGCCGGCACGGTGTTCGGCAGCAAGGCCCCGGGGCCAGCCATGTACGAGCGCGTGTCCCGGGCCCTGGCCGAGCTGGGCTACGAGCGGACCCCGTCCCAGTGCCGGGAGCGCATCAAG CTGGTTCGATGCCCAGAACTGAATGCTGTGCTCCAGCTGTGGCCTCACCGATGCTGA
- the MSANTD2 gene encoding myb/SANT-like DNA-binding domain-containing protein 2 isoform X8 gives MAAPCGSELPANSPLKIPKMEVLSPASPGGLSDGNPSLSDPSTPRGASPLGPGSAAGSGAAASGGLGLGLGGRSAASSSVSFSPGGGGGGAAAAAAAACRGMSWTPAETNALIAVWGNERLVEARYQQLEGAGTVFGSKAPGPAMYERVSRALAELGYERTPSQCRERIK, from the coding sequence ATGGCTGCGCCCTGTGGCTCGGAGCTGCCCGCCAACTCGCCGCTAAAAATCCCGAAGATGGAGGTGCTCTCCCCGGCTTCTCCTGGTGGCCTGAGCGACGGGAATCCATCGCTGTCCGACCCTTCCACGCCTCGGGGTGCCTCCCCGCTCGGGCCGGGCAGTGCGGCGGGCTCGGGGGCAGCGGCGTCCGGGGGtctcgggctggggctggggggccgcAGCGCCGCCTCGTCCTCGGTCTCCTTCtcccccggcggcggcggcggcggggccgcggcagccgccgccgccgcctgccgGGGCATGTCGTGGACGCCGGCCGAGACGAACGCGCTCATCGCAGTGTGGGGCAACGAGCGGCTGGTGGAGGCGCGGTACCAGCAGCTGGAGGGAGCCGGCACGGTGTTCGGCAGCAAGGCCCCGGGGCCAGCCATGTACGAGCGCGTGTCCCGGGCCCTGGCCGAGCTGGGCTACGAGCGGACCCCGTCCCAGTGCCGGGAGCGCATCAAG